From Halosolutus amylolyticus, a single genomic window includes:
- a CDS encoding DNA polymerase domain-containing protein — MTEAGQAGLAEFAEASDDRPDEEAVAVAGNGGTDAADVIDVVEETLPEPDGDLELAVMQVDYTVAGYGDEERPIMHVFGRTPGGELEHVQVVGFRPYFYAPTETLDRPPEEEYDRLTGSREVDRNGEPYESIRGEKLTKIFGQTPRDVGQVRDDFEHYEADILFPNRFLIDKDVRSGIRVPERRAEDDSLVVPHEEVEATAVDAQPRVQTFDIEVDDRSGFPEDGEEPIVCLTSHDSYRDEYVMWLYEAPIGDGAIPDAIEEYDPIEGPLDHEIRSFEEEEAMLEAFIEYIERTDPDVLTGWNFEDFDAPYLLDRLEELQGGHEYDLSIDRLSRVDEVWRSNWGGPDVKGRVVFDLLYGYQRMVFSELDSYRLDAVGEAELGVGKERYAGDIGDLWEDDPTQLLAYNLRDVEICVELDRQQEIIPFWDEVRSFVGCKLEDAPTPGDAVDMYVLHEAHGRFALPSKGQQEAGEEYEGGAVFEPITGVKENVTVLDLKSLYPMCMTTINASPETKVDPEEYDGETYVAPMDSGGIHFRKEPDGVMREMITELLAEREEKKELRNEYEPGTPEYEQYDRQQGAVKVIMNSLYGVSGWEQFRLYDKEAASAITATGREVIEFTETAANELDYQVAYGDSVTGDRPIVVRDPDGYVRITPIETLFDRATGTTDSAVLITADGGPVASTALGKERRELDGWEALSLSDAGTSEWQPIEQVIRHETDAPVVTLQHKFGESTTTRDHSFVVEEDGNYVEAAPADVDEPLRIPGLPDVDPVETIDVYEALAGYERTYEDGRSVGAERATTKKKRVHADEEYVWFGHQHHGDIESTIKIKRYIDLNSEDGRALVRLLAAYVTEGSASTVETADAKFGASIAESRPKWLRQIKADYDRLFEGATATIIASDSRDERTIESTSLDDGPAIVYNDLTQKLQMMNELSAVFFREFAGQTSHGKRIPSFVFHLSDELQELFLNILIEGDGSREFPRYSDEYCERNFDYETVSRELAAGLSTLLTQRDRKHSLKYRSEKGSYTIRTCDYYRSGRDPVIRETEHDGYVYDLSVAENENFVDAVGGVVLHNTDSVMLELGPDVSKDEALEQSFEIEEYLNDRYDDFAREDLNADEHRFQIEFEKLYRRFFQAGTKKRYAGHIVWKEGKDVDDVDITGFEYKRSDIAPITKEVQHRVIEMIVKEGDVEGAKEYVNGVIEDVLAGEVSLEEIGIPGGIGKRLDNYDTDTAQVRGAKYANLLLGTNFQRGSKPKRLYLDRIDPAFFRRMEAEEGFDPQRDPLYGAFKRDPDVICFEYDDQIPDEFEVDYEKMLEKTLKGPIERILEALDVSWEEVKSGQEQTGLDNFM, encoded by the coding sequence ATGACTGAGGCGGGCCAGGCCGGACTCGCGGAGTTTGCGGAGGCGTCCGACGACCGGCCGGACGAAGAGGCAGTTGCCGTCGCCGGCAACGGCGGAACCGACGCCGCGGACGTGATCGACGTCGTCGAGGAGACCCTCCCGGAACCGGACGGCGATCTCGAACTCGCGGTCATGCAGGTAGATTACACGGTCGCCGGCTACGGGGACGAAGAACGGCCGATCATGCACGTCTTCGGACGGACCCCCGGCGGGGAACTGGAACACGTCCAGGTCGTCGGCTTCCGGCCGTACTTCTACGCGCCGACGGAGACGCTCGATCGGCCGCCGGAGGAGGAGTACGATCGACTCACGGGCAGCCGCGAGGTCGACAGGAACGGCGAGCCATACGAGAGCATCCGCGGGGAGAAACTGACCAAGATCTTCGGCCAGACGCCCCGGGACGTCGGGCAGGTGCGCGACGACTTCGAGCACTACGAGGCGGACATCCTCTTCCCGAACCGGTTCCTCATCGACAAGGACGTCCGCAGCGGCATTCGCGTGCCGGAACGTCGCGCGGAGGACGACTCCCTCGTCGTCCCCCACGAGGAAGTCGAGGCCACGGCCGTCGACGCCCAGCCCCGCGTCCAGACGTTCGACATCGAGGTCGACGACCGATCGGGGTTCCCGGAGGACGGCGAGGAGCCGATCGTCTGTCTCACCAGCCACGACTCCTACCGCGACGAGTACGTCATGTGGCTCTACGAGGCCCCGATCGGCGACGGGGCGATTCCGGACGCCATCGAGGAGTACGACCCGATCGAGGGACCGCTCGATCACGAGATCCGAAGCTTCGAGGAAGAAGAAGCGATGCTCGAGGCGTTCATCGAGTACATCGAACGGACCGATCCCGACGTCCTCACCGGGTGGAACTTCGAGGACTTCGACGCGCCGTACCTCCTCGATCGACTCGAGGAACTCCAGGGCGGCCACGAGTACGACCTCTCGATCGATCGGCTCTCGCGGGTCGACGAGGTCTGGCGGAGCAACTGGGGCGGCCCGGACGTCAAGGGGCGGGTCGTCTTCGACCTGCTCTACGGCTACCAGCGGATGGTCTTCTCCGAACTGGATTCGTACCGGCTGGACGCCGTCGGCGAGGCGGAACTGGGCGTCGGCAAGGAGCGCTACGCCGGCGACATCGGCGACCTCTGGGAGGACGACCCGACGCAACTGCTCGCGTACAACCTGCGCGACGTCGAGATCTGCGTCGAACTCGATCGCCAGCAGGAGATCATCCCGTTCTGGGACGAGGTGCGATCGTTCGTCGGGTGTAAACTCGAGGACGCGCCGACGCCGGGGGACGCGGTCGACATGTACGTCCTCCACGAGGCCCACGGCCGGTTCGCGCTTCCATCGAAGGGGCAGCAGGAGGCCGGCGAGGAGTACGAGGGCGGCGCGGTGTTCGAGCCGATCACGGGCGTCAAGGAGAACGTCACCGTGCTCGACCTGAAGTCGCTGTACCCGATGTGCATGACGACGATCAACGCCTCGCCCGAGACGAAGGTCGATCCCGAGGAGTACGACGGAGAGACCTACGTCGCGCCGATGGACTCCGGCGGGATCCACTTCCGCAAGGAACCCGACGGCGTCATGCGCGAGATGATCACGGAACTGCTCGCCGAACGCGAGGAGAAGAAAGAACTGCGAAACGAGTACGAACCCGGAACCCCCGAGTACGAACAGTACGATCGCCAGCAAGGGGCGGTGAAGGTTATTATGAATTCTCTTTACGGAGTGTCGGGTTGGGAACAATTCCGCTTATATGACAAAGAAGCCGCATCCGCGATCACAGCTACTGGGCGCGAGGTGATCGAATTTACGGAGACTGCCGCAAACGAACTCGACTATCAGGTAGCGTATGGCGACAGCGTTACTGGCGATCGGCCGATAGTCGTCCGCGATCCCGACGGATACGTTCGTATCACACCGATCGAAACGCTTTTCGACCGGGCGACTGGGACGACTGATTCGGCGGTCTTGATCACTGCCGACGGTGGCCCCGTCGCGTCTACCGCTCTCGGGAAGGAACGACGTGAACTCGACGGGTGGGAAGCACTCTCGCTATCTGACGCGGGAACGTCGGAGTGGCAACCGATCGAACAGGTGATTCGCCACGAGACGGATGCGCCGGTCGTCACCCTCCAGCACAAGTTCGGGGAATCGACGACGACTCGCGATCACTCGTTCGTTGTCGAAGAGGATGGGAACTACGTGGAGGCTGCACCAGCCGACGTCGACGAACCGCTCCGTATCCCGGGTCTTCCGGACGTAGATCCCGTCGAAACCATCGACGTATACGAGGCGTTGGCTGGATACGAGCGAACGTACGAGGACGGACGAAGCGTCGGGGCGGAACGCGCTACGACGAAGAAGAAACGCGTTCACGCGGACGAGGAATACGTTTGGTTCGGACACCAACACCACGGCGACATCGAGTCGACGATCAAGATCAAACGCTACATCGACCTCAACTCCGAGGATGGGAGAGCGCTCGTCCGATTGCTGGCAGCGTACGTGACAGAAGGGAGTGCGTCGACGGTCGAAACAGCTGACGCGAAATTTGGCGCGTCGATCGCCGAATCACGTCCCAAGTGGCTGCGGCAGATCAAGGCGGATTACGATCGACTCTTCGAAGGGGCAACGGCAACGATAATCGCATCAGACAGCCGTGACGAACGGACTATCGAATCGACATCACTGGACGATGGGCCAGCGATTGTGTACAATGACCTAACCCAGAAACTCCAGATGATGAACGAACTGTCGGCAGTGTTCTTCCGAGAGTTCGCAGGCCAAACGTCCCACGGAAAACGGATCCCGTCGTTCGTCTTCCACCTCTCCGACGAACTTCAAGAACTCTTCCTGAATATTCTCATCGAAGGCGACGGATCTCGTGAGTTCCCGCGGTACTCCGACGAATACTGTGAACGGAATTTCGACTACGAGACGGTGAGTCGCGAACTCGCTGCCGGCCTATCCACGCTGCTCACCCAACGCGACCGAAAACACTCGTTGAAGTATCGCAGCGAAAAGGGGAGCTATACGATCCGAACGTGTGATTACTATCGATCCGGCCGCGATCCGGTGATTCGCGAAACAGAGCACGACGGGTACGTATACGACCTCAGTGTTGCCGAAAACGAGAACTTCGTCGACGCGGTCGGCGGTGTCGTTCTCCACAATACCGACTCGGTCATGCTCGAACTCGGTCCCGACGTCTCGAAAGACGAGGCGCTCGAGCAGTCGTTCGAGATCGAGGAGTACCTCAACGATCGGTACGACGACTTCGCCCGCGAAGACCTGAACGCCGACGAACACCGCTTCCAGATCGAGTTCGAGAAACTCTACCGGCGGTTCTTCCAGGCGGGCACGAAGAAACGCTACGCCGGCCACATCGTCTGGAAGGAGGGCAAAGACGTCGACGACGTCGACATCACCGGCTTCGAGTACAAGCGATCGGACATCGCACCGATCACCAAGGAGGTCCAGCACCGGGTCATCGAGATGATCGTCAAGGAGGGCGACGTCGAGGGCGCGAAGGAGTACGTCAACGGGGTCATCGAGGACGTGCTCGCGGGCGAGGTTTCCCTCGAAGAAATCGGCATTCCCGGCGGCATCGGCAAGCGACTGGATAATTACGACACCGACACGGCGCAGGTCCGGGGAGCGAAGTACGCGAACCTGTTACTCGGGACCAACTTCCAGCGCGGGAGCAAGCCCAAGCGACTCTACCTCGATCGGATCGACCCCGCGTTCTTCCGCCGGATGGAGGCCGAGGAAGGGTTCGATCCCCAGCGCGATCCCCTCTACGGCGCGTTCAAGCGCGACCCCGACGTCATCTGCTTCGAGTACGACGACCAGATCCCCGACGAGTTCGAGGTCGACTACGAGAAGATGCTCGAGAAGACGCTGAAGGGACCGATCGAACGCATCCTCGAGGCGCTGGACGTCTCCTGGGAGGAAGTCAAGAGTGGCCAGGAGCAGACTGGGCTCGACAATTTCATGTAA